From the Oryza glaberrima chromosome 5, OglaRS2, whole genome shotgun sequence genome, one window contains:
- the LOC127774733 gene encoding uncharacterized protein LOC127774733 — protein MAVLLHPSPRSVCLAFAIAVCLLLPCCFGSKAAVEMFEKACHCFDDHNVYSECKEELRLGVEGAFHVGKESVDEYCGGPCLMETKMALQCVEEVAHDGFRFYSGASLPAVKAALDTGCSYTPDRGTFEIRERKQCGDEYYHYSHHEQTTEQQYGGYYGSEEGEYPTTTSTLPASDYCYGAGASSLGLRYSLLQMLMLFSASMVLLCL, from the exons ATGGCAGTATTGCTCCATCCCTCTCCAAGAAGTGTCTGCTTGGCCTTTGCAATTGCAGTGTGTCTTTTGCTCCCATGCTGCTTTGGTA GCAAAGCTGCCGTGGAAATGTTCGAGAAGGCTTGCCATTGCTTCGACGATCACAAC GTGTACAGCGAGTGCAAGGAGGAGCTTCGGCTGGGGGTGGAGGGGGCGTTCCATGTGGGGAAGGAGAGCGTGGACGAGTACTGCGGTGGGCCGTGCCTGATGGAGACGAAGATGGCGCTGCAGTGCGTGGAGGAGGTCGCCCACGACGGCTTCAGGTTCTACAGCGGCGCCTCGCTGCCCGCGGTCAAGGCCGCGCTCGACACCGGCTGCAGCTACACTCCCGACAGAG GGACGTTTGAGATTAGGGAGCGTAAGCAGTGCGGCGACGAGTACTACCACTACAGCCACCACGAGCAGACGACGGAGCAGCAATACGGTGGGTACTATGGCAGCGAGGAGGGCGAATACCCAACTACGACTAGTACGCTTCCTGCTTCAGACTACTgctacggcgccggcgccagcaGCCTAGGCCTTCGCTACAGCCTGCTGCAGATGCTCATGCTCTTCTCCGCTTCTATGGTGCTTCTCTGCTTGTAA
- the LOC127773231 gene encoding uncharacterized protein LOC127773231, with product MATGASAANHGSCSLLLFAAIAMVLLVFVATTTAAAARDVRRPAAVEKKMAAVMRHDVPSSGPSPVHNGAPTPPAATDEPTVAVTERLVPTGSNPLHNMPSPLQGRTPTKKTVN from the coding sequence ATGGCCaccggcgcctccgccgccaaccACGGCAgctgctccctcctcctcttcgccgccatcgccatggtgCTGCTGGTGTtcgtggcgacgacgacggccgcggcggcgcgagatgtTCGTCGTCCCGCCGCCgtggagaagaagatggccgCTGTGATGAGGCACGATGTCCCCAGCAGCGGGCCGAGCCCCGTGCACAACGGCGCGCCGActcctccggccgccaccgACGAGCCCACGGTGGCCGTGACGGAGCGTCTGGTTCCCACCGGATCGAACCCGTTGCACAACATGCCCAGTCCTCTACAAGGCCGCACACCGACCAAGAAGACGGTTAATTAA